The Streptomyces sp. GSL17-111 region GTGCCCGGGCTCGACGCCGCCGAGGTCTCCCGGCGGTGCTTCGCCAAGGGGCTCGTCATCGAGACCTGCGGCCGACGCGACGAGGTGCTCAAGATCCTGCCCCCGCTCACCGTCAGCCAGGTCAACCTGTCGGCGGGGCTGACCATCCTCATCGACACCCTGACGGAGCTGTACCGGGACCACGCGACCCCCGGGTCCGCCGAAGCCGCAGCGCCGTACGAACTGACCACGAACGGAGTGCCGGCCGGATGAGAACAGCCGTCATCATCTCCACCCGCGGCTTCGCCGCGTTCCGCCACGACCTGCTGGAGGACCCCGACTCCGTGCGGTTCGTCGGGATCTTCTCCGACCTGGACGTGGAGAACCTGAGCGAGGAGCAGCGCGCCCGGTTCCACCGCGTCCACGTCGTCCCGTGCGGGCTGGCGGACCCGAGCCCCATGCTGTACTCCCTCGTCGACGAGGACGCGGCGCGCGCCGTCGTGGCCGAGATCCTGCGGGAGACGCCGCGGGAGGACGTCACGGTCCACTGCTACGACGAGCAGGACATGATGGTCGCGGCGAACCTCCGCACCCACTTCGGCCTGCGCGGGCCGGGGACGGACGACATCGCGCCGTTCCGCGACAAGATCCTCATGAAGGAGCGGCTGCGCGAAGCGGGCGTGCGGGTCCCGCTGTTCGGGCTCTTCGCCCCCGAGCGGTTCGCCCTCGACGCGCCCGGCTACTTCAAGGAGATCGTCGGCGAGGTGGGCCTGCCGTTCATCCTCAAGCCCACCGACTCGGCGGGCTCCGAGGGCGTCCTGAAGATCACCGACCGGGCCGGCTTCGAGGCGCTGCCCGACGACCTCGGCCGGCCCTACGAGTACGAGGAGTTCGTCGAGGGGACGATGTACAGCGTCAACATCGTCTCCGAGGCCGGGCGCACCGTCTTCGGCGGGGTGACCGAGTACCTCGTCAACTCGATGGAGATCCCCGGCGGCAAGGTCAACGCCGACATCAACCTGATCGACTCCGACCCGCGCGTGGCGCGCATGGTCGCCTTCGGCGAGCGGGCCCTGGACGCCCTGGGCCGCCCGGACGGGGGCTCCCACCTGGAGCTGTTCCACACCGCCGACGACGAGCTGGTCTTCCTGGAGGTCGCCGCCCGCTTCAAGGGCATGGCCGGACTCGCCGCCATGCAGCGCAACTACGCGACCGCCTTCATCAACCTGGCCTTCCAGATCGAGAGCGGTGTGCGCAGCCGCCCCTACGACGGCGAACAGGTCTACTGCTACGACGGCGTGGTGCCCAAGAGCCACGGCGTCGTCTGCGAACTGGTCGAGCCGGAGCTGGAGAGCGACGTCGAGATGACGTGGACGGTGCGGGTGGGGGAGGAGATCGAGCAGAGCAACTCGCTCCTGGCCAACGGCGGCACCTTCCTCGTGCTGAACAAGGACTACGAGGCCGCCTACCGCGACTTCCGCCGGCTCGCCGACTACCGGCCGATCCGCTACCGCACGGCGAGCCGGACGCTGGGCACTCCGCCCGCCGCGCCGGAGCGCGCGGTCGCGTACTTCCAGCAGACGCGGCTGGCGTGCGAGACCGACCCCTACGACGTCCACCACGACCTGCAAGCCGGAACCGGCGGCTTCGTCCTCATCGACGCCCGGCGGCCCGAGGCGTACGCGCGCGAGCACCTACCGGGCGCCGTCAGCCTCCCGCACCAGGACATCACCGCCGAGACGACCGCCGGGCTCGACCGGGACGTCCCGTGCGTCACCTACGGCTGGGGGCCCGCCTGCAACGGCGGGACGCGCGCCGCCGCGAAGCTCGCGGCGCTCGGCTTCCAGGTCAAGGAGATGATCGGCGGGCTGGAGTACTACCGGCGCGGCGGCTACCCGACGCAGGGGGACGACCCGGCGTGACGCCGCCCCGGCCCCACCCCGGTCGGCTCGCCGACGCCCTGCTGCTGCACGTCGCCGCCGCGTCGGGGGGACGCCCCGACCGGTGGCGCGTGGAGCTCGGGCTGGGGACGGCGGGGGCCGTCCTCGTCGACCTGGCGCTGGCCGGGCGCGTCGCCGTGCGCCCCGGCCACGTCACCGTCCGGTGCGCCGACCGCGTCGAGGACCCCGTCGCGGACGAGGTCCTGGGCGCCCTGCTCCTCGCCGACCGGCGGCGCTGTCTGGAGGGCCGCCTCGAACACCTCGCACCGCGTGTGTACGAGGCGGTGCTGGCCCGGCTGTTGGAGGAGCGGCGTCTCGTGTTCGTCCCCGGCGGGCCCGGCGTCCCCGGGGCGTCCGGCGGGTCCGGCCGGCCCGGACGGTTCGCCGGGTTCGCCGCCCGGCGCGGCGGACGCCACCTGCCCGCCCGGCCGCTCGCGGCACCGCCCCCCGGGCCGCACGCCGACGCCCTCGCGGCGCTGGTGCGGGCGACCCGCCGGGAGCGGACGCCGCCGGGCGCGCCGACGCCGCCCGAGCCGGCCGGTACGGTCTGCGCCGCCGTCACCGCCGCGCTGCGCTCGGCGGCCCAGACCCTCACCTGTCCGTTCTGACCCGACGTGCGCCGGGCCGGAACGGCCGGGACCCGGCGTCAGTCCCGCAGCTCCACCTGGATCTCGACCTCCACGGGCGCGTCGATCGGCAGGACGGAGACGCCGACCGCGCTGCGGGCGTGCACCCCGGCGTCGCCGAGGACGTTGCCCAGCAGCTCGCTGGCGCCGTTGACGACGCCGGGCTGCCCGGTGAAGTGCGGGGCCGAGGCGACGAAGCCGACGACCTTCACCACACGCGCGATCCGGTCGAGGTCACCGGCGACCGACTTCACGGCCGCCAGGGCGTTGAGCGCGCACACGGCCGCCAGCTCCTTCGCCTGCTCGGGTGAGACCTCGCTGCCCACCTTGCCCGCCACCGGCAGCGAGCCGTCCACCAGGGGCACCTGGCCCGAGGTGTACACGTAGCGGCCGGTCTGCACGGCGGGGACGTACGCGGCCAGCGGCGGCGTCACCTCGGGCAGCTTCAGGCCCAGCTCGGCGAGTTTCGCCTCGACCCGGCCCGCCGGGGCGCTCACGCCTTCTCCCGCTTGAGGTAGGCCACCAGCTGCTCGGGGTTGTTCGGGCCGGGCACGACCTGGACGAGCTCCCACCCGTCCTCGCCCCAGGTGTCCAGGATCTGCTTGGTCGCGTGCACGAGGAGCGGCACCGTCGCGTATTCCCATTTCGTCATGGGCCCGAGCGTAACGGCTGCGGCGGGGCCCGACGGGCCGTGCCCCGGAGGCGGGCGGCGTCGCCCGCCCGGGGGCCAGGAACTAGGCTCCTGGCCGTGAGCAGGCTGCATGTGGTCACCGGCAAGGGCGGCACGGGCAAGACGACGGTCGCCGCCGCACTCGCGCTCGCCCTGGCGGACGCCGGGAAGCGCACACTCCTCGTGGAGGTGGAGGGACGACAGGGCATCGCCCAGCTCTTCGAGACCGAGGCGCTCCCCTACGAGGAGCGCAAGATCGCGGTGGCGCCGGGCGGGGGCGAGGTCTTCGCGCTGGCCATCGACGCCGAGCGCGCCCTACTGGACTACCTCCAGATGTTCTACAAACTCGGCAGCGCGGGCCGCGCCCTGCGCAGGATCGGCGCGATCGACTTCGCGACCACCATCGCCCCCGGCGTCCGGGACGTCCTGCTGACCGGCAAGGCGTGCGAGGCGGTGCGGCGACGCGACCGCGCGGGCGCGTTCGTCTACGACGCCGTGGTCATGGACGCCCCGCCGACCGGCCGCATCACCCGGTTCCTGGGGGTCAACGACGAGGTCGCCGGACTCGCCCGGGTCGGGCCTGTGCACCACCAGGCGCAGGCCGTCATGCGGGTGCTGAAGTCGCCGGAGACGGCCGTGCACCTGGTCACGCTGCTGGAGGAGATGCCGGTGCAGGAGACCGTGGACGGCGTCGCCGAGCTGCGCGGGGCCGGACTGCCGGTCGGCGCGGCCGTCGTGAACCTCGTCCGCCCGGCGGTGCTGGACGCGGCGGAGGTCACGGCGGCGGACGGCGTCCGCGCGGAGCTGGCCGAGGCCTTCGCGACCGCCGGGCTCGGCGGCGCGCGGCGCGGCGGCAAGGCGCAGCGGCTCGTGGACCCGCTGCTCCGGCAGGCCCGCGAGCACGCCGAGCGGGTCACCCTGGAGGAGCGGCAGCGGGCGGAGATCGCCGCGCTGGACCTGCCCACGCTGGAACTGCCGCTGCTGTGGGACGGCGTCGACCTCGCCGGCCTCTACACGCTCGCCGCCGCCCTGCGCGCCCAGGACGGGCACGCGGTGACGGGCGACCCGGGCGGCCCGTCGGGTGACCCGGGCGGCGAGGGCGACGAGCGGGAAGGAGCCGGGGCATGAGCCCGGAGGTACTGCGGGACGTTCCCGTGCTGGAGACCGACCCGCTGCTGGACGACCCGGCCACCCGCATCGTCGTCTGCTGCGGCGCGGGCGGCGTCGGGAAGACGACCTCGGCGGCGGCCCTCGGCCTCCGCGCGGCCGAGCGCGGCCGAAAGGTCGTCGTGCTGACCATCGACCCGGCCCGCCGGCTCGCCCAGTCCATGGGCCTGACCGAGCTGGACAACACCCCCCGGCGGGTGCCCGGCATCGACACCGCCCAGGGCGGTGAACTGCACGCGATGATGCTGGACATGAAGCGCACGTTCGACGAGATCGTCGAGGCGCACGCGGACGCCGACCGGGCCCGCGCGATCCTGGACAACCCCTTCTACCAGTCCCTGTCGGCCGGATTCGCGGGCACGCAGGAGTACATGGCGATGGAGAAGCTCGGCCAGCTCCGCGCCCGCGACGCGTGGGACCTCATCATCGTCGACACCCCGCCGAGCCGCTCCGCGCTGGACTTCCTGGACGCTCCCGGCCGCCTCGGCTCGTTCCTCGACGGCCGCTTCATCCGGCTGCTCGCCGCGCCCGCGAAGGCGGGCGGCAGGGCCGGGCTCAAGATGTTCAGCCTCGGCATGACCGGGGTGTCGATGGTGACGGGGACGCTGGGCAAGCTGCTCGGCACCGGGATGCTGCGCGACGTGCAGACGTTCGTCGCCGCCATGGACACGCTGTTCGGCGGCTTCCGCACCCGGGCCGACGCCACCTACCGGCTGCTCCAGGCCCCGGGCACGGCGTTCCTCGTCGTCGCCGCGCCCGAGCGGGACGCGCTGCGGGAAGCGGCGTACTTCGTGGAGCGGCTGCACGCCGACCGCATGCCGCTGGCCGGGCTGCTGCTCAACCGCGTCCACGGCAGCAGCGCCGGGGCGCTCAGCGCCGAGCGGGCCCTGGCCGCCGCCGAGACGCTGGAGGAGGGCGCGGACGGTGCCGGAGGTCCGCACCGGCTCGCGGCCGGGCTGCTGACGCTGCACGCCGAACGCATGCGGGTCATCGCCCGCGAGCGCCGGATGCGGGACCGCTTCACCGCCCTCCACCCGGAGGTGCCGGTGGCCGAGGTCGCCGCCCTGCCCGGCGACGTCCACGACCTGGCCGGGCTGCGCGACATCGGCGAACTGCTCGCCGCGCAGCCGCCCGACCCGCAGCGGAGCTAGCAGCGACCGGCCGTCCCCCACGGCCGGTCGCCGGGCCCGTACCGGTCAGCCCGCGGCCACCGGTACGCCGCCGCGCTCGTGCGCGTCCACGTCCGCCGAGGCCTCGGCGTACTCACGCCCGAAGGACTCGTACTCCGCCCTGGCCGTCTCCAGCAGCCGACGCCAGGAGCTGACCATGGGGCGCCGGCGCAGCAGCGCCCTGCGCTCCCGCTCCGTCATGCCGCCCCACACGCCGAACTCCACGCGGTTGTCGAGGGCATCGGCGAGACATTCGGTGCGTACCGGACATCCGGTGCACACCGCCTTGGCCCTGTTCTGGGCCGCTCCTTGTACGAACAATTCGTCCGGATCCGTCGTACGGCAGGCGGCCTGCGTACTCCAGTCGGTTGCCCAGCTGCTCATGCTGGCGCCGTCCTCTCCCGAAATCGAGGCTCCCCCACGACGACAAACGGCATATGCGCCGTCGCCAGTTGGGACGTTACGGAAGGCGAGCAGACGGCAACACCCCCGTCGGGCCCAATCTTGAATGGCCCGAACGGACTATGCGTGCGCGCCAGATCACCCAACGGAGTGACCCCACGTCGGACGGGTTGTCAGGTGCCGTGGTGCGCAGTTCGCTGGCATATTCCGCCCAAAGGGACGGGTCTCATCACTCACAAGAGTGAGAATCGGGGCGATATGGCCGTCGCGGGGCGTGACCTGATCGAACACCGACCCCCTTGTTCGCACGATCCACACCTCTGTTCGGTGCGGCCCGGCTCGCCCCTGAGTTGAACGGCGGCCGTCCGGACGTCCCCCCGGCGTCCTGCGACGTCCTCCGCGCAGCGTTCCTTCCGCAGCGCTTTCCCCGCGACGTGACTCCGGCGGCGGCCCGGCCACGCCCTCCGTCCGGCGGGCGGCGGGCGGCGTCCGCGGCACCGGCACCACGGGGGCGGCGACGCGTCGGGCTACCCTTGCCCGCATGGCAAACAAACGCTCGGGCGGTGGGCTGTCCGCGACGCAGCAGGCCGCCAAGTTCCTCGGCGTCAGCGTCCTCGCCGGAGCCGTCATGGCCGGCATCGCGTTGCCGGCCGTGGGCATCGCGGGGCTGACCGCCAAGGAGACGGCGCAGGGCTTCGACGAACTGCCCATCGACCTCAAGCGGCCCCCGCTGAGTCAGAAGACGCAGATCCTCGACTCCGAGGGCGGGGTGATCGCCGACGTCTACTCGCGCAACCGCGTCGTCGTCGGGCTCGACGAGATCTCCCCGTGGATGCGGAAGGCGATCGTCGCCATCGAGGACTCCCGTTTCTACGAGCACGGCGCCGTCGACCTCAAGGGCATGCTCCGTGCGCTCAGCGAGAACGCCCAGAGCGGCACCGTCACCCAGGGCGGGTCCACCCTGACCCAGCAGTACGTGAAGAACGTGTTCGTGGAGGAGGCCGGCAACGAGGAGGAGGCGTTCGAGTACGCCACCCGCCAGACGGTCGGCCGCAAGATCACCGAGCTGAAGTACGCCATCGCGCTGGAGCAGGAGCTGACCAAGGACCAGATCCTGGAGAACTACCTCAACATCACGTTCTTCTCCGAGCAGTCCTACGGCGTCGAGGCCGCGTCCAAGCGGTACTTCTCGAAGTCCGCGAAGGACCTGGAGCTGCACGAGGCCGCCCTGCTCGCCGGGATCGTCCAGTCCCCGAGCCGCTACAACCCGATCAACGACGGGCCGACCGCCAAGAAGCGGCGCGACGTCGTGCTGCAGCGGATGGCCGAGGTCGGCGACATCACCCCGGAGGAGGCCGACGCCGCGCAGGCCAGGGACCTCGGCCTGAACGTGAGCCAGGCCCGGCAGGGCTGCATCACCGCCACCAAGGACGCCGGCTTCTTCTGCGACTACGTCGAGGAGGCCTTCCTCGGCGATCCCGCCTTCGGCGAGACCGACAAGGAGCGCCAGGCCCGGTGGAACCGCGG contains the following coding sequences:
- a CDS encoding rhodanese-like domain-containing protein; its protein translation is MRTAVIISTRGFAAFRHDLLEDPDSVRFVGIFSDLDVENLSEEQRARFHRVHVVPCGLADPSPMLYSLVDEDAARAVVAEILRETPREDVTVHCYDEQDMMVAANLRTHFGLRGPGTDDIAPFRDKILMKERLREAGVRVPLFGLFAPERFALDAPGYFKEIVGEVGLPFILKPTDSAGSEGVLKITDRAGFEALPDDLGRPYEYEEFVEGTMYSVNIVSEAGRTVFGGVTEYLVNSMEIPGGKVNADINLIDSDPRVARMVAFGERALDALGRPDGGSHLELFHTADDELVFLEVAARFKGMAGLAAMQRNYATAFINLAFQIESGVRSRPYDGEQVYCYDGVVPKSHGVVCELVEPELESDVEMTWTVRVGEEIEQSNSLLANGGTFLVLNKDYEAAYRDFRRLADYRPIRYRTASRTLGTPPAAPERAVAYFQQTRLACETDPYDVHHDLQAGTGGFVLIDARRPEAYAREHLPGAVSLPHQDITAETTAGLDRDVPCVTYGWGPACNGGTRAAAKLAALGFQVKEMIGGLEYYRRGGYPTQGDDPA
- a CDS encoding RidA family protein produces the protein MSAPAGRVEAKLAELGLKLPEVTPPLAAYVPAVQTGRYVYTSGQVPLVDGSLPVAGKVGSEVSPEQAKELAAVCALNALAAVKSVAGDLDRIARVVKVVGFVASAPHFTGQPGVVNGASELLGNVLGDAGVHARSAVGVSVLPIDAPVEVEIQVELRD
- a CDS encoding WhiB family transcriptional regulator, coding for MSSWATDWSTQAACRTTDPDELFVQGAAQNRAKAVCTGCPVRTECLADALDNRVEFGVWGGMTERERRALLRRRPMVSSWRRLLETARAEYESFGREYAEASADVDAHERGGVPVAAG
- a CDS encoding GPP34 family phosphoprotein, with amino-acid sequence MTPPRPHPGRLADALLLHVAAASGGRPDRWRVELGLGTAGAVLVDLALAGRVAVRPGHVTVRCADRVEDPVADEVLGALLLADRRRCLEGRLEHLAPRVYEAVLARLLEERRLVFVPGGPGVPGASGGSGRPGRFAGFAARRGGRHLPARPLAAPPPGPHADALAALVRATRRERTPPGAPTPPEPAGTVCAAVTAALRSAAQTLTCPF
- a CDS encoding ArsA family ATPase gives rise to the protein MSPEVLRDVPVLETDPLLDDPATRIVVCCGAGGVGKTTSAAALGLRAAERGRKVVVLTIDPARRLAQSMGLTELDNTPRRVPGIDTAQGGELHAMMLDMKRTFDEIVEAHADADRARAILDNPFYQSLSAGFAGTQEYMAMEKLGQLRARDAWDLIIVDTPPSRSALDFLDAPGRLGSFLDGRFIRLLAAPAKAGGRAGLKMFSLGMTGVSMVTGTLGKLLGTGMLRDVQTFVAAMDTLFGGFRTRADATYRLLQAPGTAFLVVAAPERDALREAAYFVERLHADRMPLAGLLLNRVHGSSAGALSAERALAAAETLEEGADGAGGPHRLAAGLLTLHAERMRVIARERRMRDRFTALHPEVPVAEVAALPGDVHDLAGLRDIGELLAAQPPDPQRS
- a CDS encoding ArsA-related P-loop ATPase, whose amino-acid sequence is MSRLHVVTGKGGTGKTTVAAALALALADAGKRTLLVEVEGRQGIAQLFETEALPYEERKIAVAPGGGEVFALAIDAERALLDYLQMFYKLGSAGRALRRIGAIDFATTIAPGVRDVLLTGKACEAVRRRDRAGAFVYDAVVMDAPPTGRITRFLGVNDEVAGLARVGPVHHQAQAVMRVLKSPETAVHLVTLLEEMPVQETVDGVAELRGAGLPVGAAVVNLVRPAVLDAAEVTAADGVRAELAEAFATAGLGGARRGGKAQRLVDPLLRQAREHAERVTLEERQRAEIAALDLPTLELPLLWDGVDLAGLYTLAAALRAQDGHAVTGDPGGPSGDPGGEGDEREGAGA
- a CDS encoding DUF4177 domain-containing protein, producing MTKWEYATVPLLVHATKQILDTWGEDGWELVQVVPGPNNPEQLVAYLKREKA